The DNA sequence AAGGGCAGCCACCAGCCCTCCGGCCAGGCCCGCCGCCGCGTTGACCCCGTCGTTGTCCAGCCATGCAAGCCCGCCCTCATGCACGATTGGCCCCGGGCAGCGGGACCGGTGGCGCCGCGGCACCTCCACGTAGGTGCCACAGCTCTCGCACCGATAGCGAGCCTGCAGGGTGGCCCCGAGCAG is a window from the Bacillota bacterium genome containing:
- a CDS encoding DUF92 domain-containing protein; this encodes GGGAGAAVMAAAARAVLGPGAVAAGALRGAVVGLFLDSLLGATLQARYRCESCGTYVEVPRRHRSRCPGPIVHEGGLAWLDNDGVNAAAGLAGGLVAALTAGLIGTVG